In the genome of Marispirochaeta sp., one region contains:
- a CDS encoding GntR family transcriptional regulator, giving the protein MEKNNTKTTRHEIYTTLFNRIIQNEYPVDTWLREDLLAREFNVSRSPVRSVLQNLEQDHLIEILPKRGARIFPFTADDLEDIYELRRELESLALRRAANSLSIQKLLEMKALILGLKDNVNFREHARVDGYLHSYLIQSSGRRRLIRMLDQLYRLTQTFRELSLEQQFSKDITIQEHIELIDALCIRDIDKASELLARHIENSKIRVLTLVIQGRMAEESSIRE; this is encoded by the coding sequence ATGGAAAAGAATAATACTAAAACGACACGCCATGAGATTTATACTACCCTGTTTAATAGAATAATTCAGAATGAGTACCCTGTGGATACCTGGCTGAGGGAAGACCTTCTGGCCCGGGAGTTCAATGTGAGCAGGTCTCCTGTGCGCAGTGTCCTTCAAAATCTTGAGCAGGATCATTTGATAGAGATCCTTCCAAAACGGGGTGCCCGGATTTTTCCTTTTACGGCGGATGATCTGGAAGATATCTACGAACTGCGCAGGGAACTGGAATCTCTGGCCCTGCGGCGGGCTGCAAACTCCCTTAGCATCCAGAAGCTCCTGGAAATGAAAGCCCTTATTCTGGGTCTGAAGGACAACGTGAACTTCCGGGAACACGCCAGAGTGGACGGGTATCTGCACTCCTATCTGATTCAGTCCAGCGGGAGGCGCCGTCTCATACGTATGCTCGATCAGCTGTACCGTCTTACACAGACTTTCAGGGAGCTGAGTCTGGAACAGCAGTTCTCCAAGGATATTACCATCCAGGAGCATATAGAGCTGATCGATGCGCTTTGTATCCGGGATATAGACAAGGCTTCGGAGCTTCTGGCCCGTCATATTGAGAACAGTAAAATTCGGGTTCTCACCCTGGTAATTCAGGGTAGAATGGCAGAAGAATCTTCGATTCGAGAGTAA
- a CDS encoding DctP family TRAP transporter solute-binding subunit, which translates to MQGKKWLGKLSISLLVVLSLLAVSCAKEEPAQAAAPAAPAASQQAESSEAIPDMIDMTMPAKTITLRLAYDDPTLWPKQANVPDPEHAQALLFKDYVESQTGGAIKIDLYGAGQLGTYRETLEMVQQGSMDINIGTGSLGSFFDPFQIFTIPYLFSSDDIAVGYFERSEWWADLMDQMEDETGMKYLGMGQNGWRNFTNNVREIRKPEDLKGIKFRVMQSPVYVKMIESMGGSAVPIAWNELYTALQTGVVDGEENPISSIALGKLQEVQKYLTMDGHVWSENVMVMNSAKFNDMPVGVQQILVQGGMLAARANNVAERMVSNIVKFEDVAKQMQVYFPTAGEKAEFRKVSQPAVIEYLKGELGEDVVDGFLTSVQKMEAELGWRR; encoded by the coding sequence ATGCAAGGAAAAAAATGGCTAGGTAAACTGTCCATTTCTCTCTTGGTCGTATTGTCTCTTCTTGCCGTTTCATGCGCAAAAGAAGAACCTGCACAGGCTGCTGCTCCCGCGGCGCCCGCCGCATCTCAGCAGGCAGAGTCCTCTGAAGCTATACCCGACATGATCGACATGACCATGCCCGCAAAGACCATCACCCTTCGGCTGGCTTATGACGACCCCACCCTGTGGCCCAAACAGGCTAACGTTCCTGACCCTGAGCATGCCCAGGCACTGCTTTTCAAGGATTACGTTGAAAGCCAGACTGGTGGAGCAATCAAGATCGACCTCTACGGAGCAGGTCAGCTGGGAACCTACCGGGAAACCCTGGAAATGGTTCAGCAGGGCTCTATGGACATCAACATCGGAACCGGATCTCTCGGATCCTTCTTTGATCCCTTCCAGATCTTCACCATCCCCTACCTGTTCAGCTCAGACGACATTGCTGTCGGCTACTTCGAGCGCAGCGAGTGGTGGGCAGACCTGATGGACCAGATGGAAGACGAAACCGGTATGAAGTACCTCGGTATGGGACAGAACGGCTGGAGAAACTTCACCAATAACGTTCGCGAAATCCGCAAACCCGAGGACCTTAAGGGTATCAAGTTCCGCGTTATGCAGAGCCCCGTATACGTCAAGATGATCGAGTCCATGGGCGGAAGCGCTGTTCCTATCGCATGGAACGAGCTCTACACCGCGCTGCAGACCGGCGTTGTTGACGGCGAAGAGAACCCTATCTCCTCCATCGCACTGGGTAAACTTCAGGAAGTTCAGAAGTACCTGACTATGGACGGCCACGTATGGTCTGAAAACGTTATGGTTATGAATTCTGCGAAGTTCAACGACATGCCCGTCGGTGTTCAGCAGATCCTGGTTCAGGGCGGAATGCTGGCAGCCCGCGCCAACAATGTTGCTGAGAGAATGGTCTCCAACATCGTCAAGTTCGAGGATGTTGCTAAGCAGATGCAGGTTTACTTCCCCACCGCCGGCGAAAAGGCTGAATTCCGGAAGGTTTCTCAGCCCGCAGTTATCGAGTACCTGAAAGGCGAACTCGGAGAAGATGTGGTCGACGGCTTCCTGACCAGTGTTCAGAAAATGGAAGCAGAACTGGGCTGGAGACGATAG
- a CDS encoding TRAP transporter small permease, with the protein MIKYLKKTSDIVHVVTKWWLFAYVLSVTILAIVGVFFRAIGNSLSWNEELMRWILIGIGYIGAAVALKERSHIGIEFFITRMKPKLRKFSIILGYLTIVLFLIIVLIYGYLAADAAWRQKGSILRIPMYWVKLNLPLGSLFMLVHMTYFTVGFFKEKGDDREYLLSGGHDF; encoded by the coding sequence ATGATAAAATACCTGAAAAAGACCAGTGACATTGTGCATGTGGTCACCAAGTGGTGGCTCTTTGCCTATGTTCTGTCTGTAACGATTTTAGCGATTGTCGGCGTGTTCTTTCGCGCTATAGGAAACTCCCTCTCCTGGAATGAGGAGCTGATGCGCTGGATACTGATCGGTATCGGCTACATCGGAGCAGCAGTGGCCCTCAAAGAGCGGAGCCACATCGGTATCGAGTTTTTTATAACACGAATGAAGCCGAAACTTCGTAAGTTCTCCATAATCCTCGGATACCTGACGATCGTCCTTTTTCTTATTATTGTACTCATCTACGGTTATCTGGCCGCGGATGCTGCCTGGAGACAAAAGGGTTCCATTCTGCGGATTCCGATGTACTGGGTTAAATTAAATCTGCCCCTGGGCTCACTGTTCATGCTTGTTCACATGACCTACTTTACCGTCGGCTTCTTTAAAGAGAAAGGCGACGACCGTGAGTACCTGCTGAGCGGCGGACACGACTTTTAA
- a CDS encoding TRAP transporter large permease has translation MNIAVYTMVFLFVILLIIGVPIAFVLGLVPLIYLLFFKGLPLIAIASKLYGGIDNYVLLALPFFILAGNIMNNTGITKDLVNFARLLVGRVRGALAQVNIVVSIAFAGLTGAAVADTAAIGSILIPAMKEEGYSAEYSAAVTTASSVIGPIIPPSIIMVIYASVTGESVGALFMGGFLPGLAVALSLMILAYFFAIKYNHPKRTERISFKEAAYIVRRSILAMLVPLIIIGGILSGVFTPTEAAAVACLYAFIVGVFYYKTLTVKNMIDSLIDAGRVSATILLIISASQLFSMVLTIERIPEHIAAVMTSVITNKYLFLLVVNVLFFFMGMVMEISASVIMLTPILLPLAMEYGVHPLHFALIMLVNLNIGLTTPPVGVCLFTAVPIAKCSVEKMVPKVMPFVIAEMVAVLLITYIPEITLFLPRLTGFIE, from the coding sequence ATGAATATTGCAGTATATACAATGGTTTTCCTGTTTGTAATCCTTCTTATAATAGGTGTACCAATAGCCTTTGTCCTCGGTCTTGTACCCCTTATCTACCTGCTTTTTTTCAAAGGCCTTCCTCTGATCGCCATTGCCTCAAAGCTCTATGGAGGTATTGATAACTACGTTCTGTTGGCCCTGCCCTTCTTTATCCTCGCCGGTAATATAATGAACAATACGGGAATAACGAAAGACCTGGTCAACTTTGCCCGCCTCCTCGTCGGACGCGTTCGAGGTGCCCTGGCCCAGGTCAATATTGTCGTCAGTATAGCCTTTGCCGGTCTTACCGGAGCTGCGGTCGCAGACACCGCGGCCATTGGTTCCATACTGATTCCCGCCATGAAAGAAGAGGGCTATTCCGCCGAGTACTCGGCCGCGGTTACTACGGCATCGTCCGTTATCGGCCCGATTATACCTCCCAGCATCATCATGGTGATCTACGCTTCCGTAACGGGCGAATCTGTTGGGGCTCTCTTTATGGGCGGCTTCTTACCAGGCCTCGCGGTAGCACTTTCCCTGATGATCCTGGCCTATTTTTTCGCCATCAAGTACAATCACCCAAAAAGAACCGAGAGAATCAGTTTTAAGGAAGCAGCCTATATTGTGCGGCGTTCCATCCTGGCAATGCTGGTACCCCTCATCATTATTGGCGGTATTCTTTCGGGTGTTTTTACCCCTACAGAGGCTGCCGCGGTTGCCTGTCTGTACGCCTTTATTGTAGGTGTTTTTTACTATAAAACCCTTACCGTAAAAAACATGATCGACAGCCTGATCGACGCCGGAAGGGTCTCCGCCACCATACTGCTGATCATCTCCGCCAGCCAGCTGTTCAGCATGGTACTGACGATCGAAAGGATTCCGGAGCATATCGCTGCCGTTATGACTTCCGTTATAACGAACAAGTATCTCTTTCTGCTGGTCGTTAACGTACTGTTCTTCTTTATGGGAATGGTAATGGAAATATCCGCCAGCGTTATCATGCTCACCCCCATCCTGCTGCCCCTGGCAATGGAATACGGGGTTCACCCTCTGCACTTTGCCCTGATCATGCTGGTTAACCTGAACATCGGGCTTACCACGCCGCCGGTTGGAGTCTGCCTCTTTACAGCGGTACCGATTGCAAAATGTTCGGTGGAGAAGATGGTACCGAAAGTTATGCCCTTTGTAATTGCCGAGATGGTCGCTGTTCTGTTAATCACTTACATCCCGGAGATTACCCTCTTTCTGCCCAGGCTCACCGGATTTATCGAATAA
- a CDS encoding lactate racemase domain-containing protein: MSNNMRDSMWDRNGIVDRMIGGTPLPKMAKIRQKLNDDVLEDIPGEIRKQISQQKIAGTIRPGMTVAVTCGSRGIANIALIIKETVTVLKELGAEPFVFPAMGSHGGGTAEGQREMIEGFGVTEEYVGAPIKASMETVQVATLEDGRPVYIDKYASEADGIVLVGRIKAHTAFRGPYESGMLKMMAIGVAKHQGAEACHSQGFRKMAENVVAYGMAILNNTKILFGLSSIENAHDETNRVIALTPEEIPEEEPKLLIEAKEKMARIFFDDLNIMIVDEIGKNHSGDGMDPNITGSYCTEYASGPPRVEEYVVLNLSEATHGNCIGIGMANYTTKKVFDQADFDAAYPNALTARVGITVRMPMVLKNDRLAIQAAMYVRTGNGVDNPRVLRIRNSSHVDEIWISESMLEEARMNPDIEILEDPREMKFDSKGNIL, translated from the coding sequence ATGAGTAATAATATGCGCGATAGTATGTGGGACCGGAATGGTATTGTAGACCGGATGATTGGCGGTACGCCGCTTCCGAAGATGGCAAAGATTCGTCAGAAACTGAATGACGATGTGCTGGAGGATATTCCCGGAGAGATAAGGAAACAGATAAGCCAGCAGAAAATCGCCGGCACCATCCGTCCTGGAATGACTGTAGCTGTTACCTGCGGCAGCAGGGGAATTGCTAATATAGCCTTGATTATTAAAGAGACCGTGACGGTTCTTAAGGAACTGGGTGCTGAACCTTTTGTTTTTCCTGCTATGGGCAGCCATGGCGGAGGAACTGCCGAAGGACAGCGGGAAATGATCGAAGGTTTCGGTGTTACCGAGGAGTATGTCGGTGCGCCGATAAAAGCCTCCATGGAAACTGTGCAGGTGGCCACCCTTGAAGACGGCCGCCCGGTGTACATAGACAAGTATGCCTCAGAGGCCGATGGCATAGTCCTGGTGGGCAGAATAAAAGCCCATACGGCTTTCCGCGGTCCGTATGAAAGCGGCATGCTGAAGATGATGGCCATCGGCGTGGCCAAACACCAGGGGGCGGAGGCCTGTCACAGTCAGGGATTCCGCAAGATGGCAGAGAATGTGGTTGCCTACGGGATGGCTATTCTTAACAACACGAAAATACTCTTTGGCCTTTCCAGTATCGAAAATGCCCATGATGAAACAAACCGCGTCATTGCCCTTACCCCGGAGGAAATACCTGAGGAAGAGCCGAAGCTGCTTATCGAAGCCAAGGAAAAGATGGCCCGGATCTTCTTTGATGATCTGAATATTATGATAGTAGACGAGATAGGGAAAAACCACTCCGGCGACGGAATGGATCCCAACATTACCGGAAGCTACTGTACAGAATATGCCTCCGGACCTCCCCGGGTAGAGGAGTATGTAGTGCTGAATTTATCGGAAGCGACCCACGGCAACTGTATCGGTATTGGAATGGCAAATTACACCACCAAAAAGGTTTTTGATCAGGCGGACTTTGATGCCGCATATCCGAATGCCCTGACCGCACGGGTCGGTATTACCGTGCGCATGCCAATGGTCCTGAAGAATGACCGGCTGGCGATTCAGGCGGCCATGTACGTACGGACCGGAAACGGGGTCGACAATCCCAGGGTCTTAAGGATCCGGAACTCTTCTCATGTGGATGAGATCTGGATTTCCGAGTCCATGCTGGAAGAGGCCAGGATGAATCCGGATATCGAAATCCTGGAGGACCCCCGGGAGATGAAGTTTGATTCCAAGGGAAACATTCTGTAA